The Candidatus Accumulibacter similis genome has a segment encoding these proteins:
- a CDS encoding PAS domain S-box protein: MRQNLPVTDVETMLPEHAFIYSRTDLKGVIVEANEAFASVSGFERQEMIGQPHNIVRHPDMPGEAFADLWRELKSGRPWRAIVKNRRKDGGFYWVVANVSPVRESGQVVGYQSVRSRPTRAEIDAAATAYQRIRQGDQRLTIEQGRVVNRRAVGIARLLSLPVQLTLVGVVALLGAAMRLAGASLTGGAVGTLLDLLAVASVLYGLFFLFAYVPRLQGDLRGFADWIGQLLTSGNLRQRIDSPRSDILGTVIRQTDRFVSTVQATVQGMADVAAQVGDATRDVGRGVQQVQEAASKQNMATASATTAVDEVTALIARVAENARATHGVASQTGGVSRAGASESEEACAAISCLAETVRLSAEQVETLGQRSTEISQITSVIKEIADQTNLLALNAAIEAARAGEQGRGFAVVADEVRKLAERTGKATQQISDLVSVIHAETTTAVDGMRAGATQVGEGVQRVTASKQILQRIKVEMDETIRRVEEISQASIGQNAAMAQLAENVRQVSAMTGASVSLACQTDAMVRELTAMVDRMEKSVGQFSV, translated from the coding sequence ATGCGCCAGAACCTGCCGGTGACCGATGTCGAAACGATGCTGCCCGAGCACGCGTTCATCTACTCCCGAACCGACCTCAAGGGCGTGATCGTCGAGGCCAATGAAGCCTTCGCCAGCGTCAGCGGCTTCGAGCGCCAGGAAATGATCGGCCAGCCACACAACATCGTCCGTCACCCCGACATGCCCGGCGAGGCTTTCGCCGACCTCTGGCGGGAGCTGAAGAGCGGCCGCCCGTGGCGCGCCATCGTCAAGAATCGGCGCAAGGACGGTGGCTTCTACTGGGTGGTCGCGAATGTCTCACCGGTCCGTGAAAGCGGCCAGGTCGTCGGCTACCAGTCGGTCCGCAGCCGGCCGACGCGCGCCGAGATCGATGCCGCAGCCACCGCCTACCAGCGGATCCGTCAGGGAGATCAGCGGCTGACCATCGAGCAGGGGCGCGTCGTGAATCGTCGTGCTGTCGGGATCGCCCGCCTGCTCTCGTTGCCGGTGCAGTTGACCCTGGTCGGCGTCGTCGCCCTGCTCGGCGCGGCCATGCGCCTCGCCGGAGCGAGCTTGACCGGCGGCGCCGTCGGCACCCTGCTCGACCTGCTGGCAGTCGCTTCTGTCCTCTATGGCCTGTTCTTCCTTTTCGCCTACGTGCCACGCCTGCAGGGCGACCTGCGTGGCTTCGCCGACTGGATCGGGCAACTGCTGACCAGCGGCAACCTCCGGCAACGAATCGATTCGCCGCGCAGCGACATCCTCGGCACTGTCATCCGCCAGACGGACCGCTTCGTGTCCACGGTGCAGGCGACGGTACAGGGCATGGCCGACGTTGCGGCGCAGGTCGGCGACGCAACACGCGATGTCGGTCGTGGCGTGCAGCAGGTCCAGGAAGCGGCGAGCAAGCAGAACATGGCGACCGCATCGGCAACCACCGCCGTCGATGAAGTGACCGCACTGATCGCCCGCGTTGCCGAAAATGCGCGCGCAACGCACGGCGTCGCCAGCCAGACGGGGGGCGTCTCGCGCGCCGGCGCCAGCGAGTCCGAGGAAGCCTGCGCCGCCATCAGCTGCCTCGCCGAAACGGTCCGCCTGTCGGCCGAACAGGTTGAAACGCTCGGTCAGCGGTCGACCGAGATCAGCCAGATCACCTCGGTGATCAAGGAGATCGCCGATCAGACCAACCTGCTGGCGCTGAACGCCGCCATCGAAGCGGCGCGGGCCGGCGAGCAGGGGCGAGGATTCGCGGTGGTCGCCGATGAGGTGCGCAAACTGGCCGAACGGACCGGCAAGGCAACGCAACAGATCAGCGACCTGGTCAGCGTCATCCATGCCGAAACCACGACCGCGGTCGATGGCATGCGCGCCGGAGCGACGCAGGTCGGCGAGGGGGTTCAACGGGTCACTGCGTCGAAGCAAATCCTGCAGCGGATCAAGGTCGAGATGGACGAGACGATCCGGCGCGTCGAGGAGATCTCGCAAGCGTCGATCGGCCAGAATGCGGCAATGGCACAACTGGCGGAAAACGTCAGGCAGGTATCGGCGATGACCGGCGCCAGCGTCTCGCTTGCCTGTCAGACCGACGCGATGGTGCGCGAACTGACGGCGATGGTCGATCGGATGGAAAAGTCGGTCGGCCAGTTCTCGGTCTAG
- a CDS encoding TIGR02099 family protein — MAIRQFDRVPRHSSDAHRLLAKVSQRWPVLMRQEELRPAVYHRLHRLVPFVSHPAVRAGWRWALRAAVVLYFAFVLLVLGLRYLILPNIENYRPEIERAAGEALGLAVAIGGIEANWAGLNPDLVLSDVRIADAQGQPALAFSRVESVLSWSSLPRMQLRLRLLRIDEPTLHLRRDRDGRFFIAGIAVTEDDSDGGVVDWVLAQKQIRVSGATVLWEDARRDAPPLILENVNLALDNDGRQHRFGLTALPPAELASAIDLRGDFRGRDLESAASWKGQAFVQVDHIDLAAWRAWIDYPFALPHGRGAIRAWAGFGAGTLQELTADLSLASVHLRLAKNLPELALDRLSGRIAAQFLPGGVRLDGRRVELLAQSLAAPAVADSAAVAASRQPAQGPELRIEPTDFHLEWQQEKPPGASLRGSATASVVDLGAFGGLAAYLPLDPQSRRLLDDFAPRGRIGELRASWRGSAEELQAYSLQGSFANLALRPAHRFPGVSGLSGSLDASEKGGAVQLRSQQVRVELPQVFPESSIALETLNAQAKWKIAQGQLEAELSRLDFAGADAAGSAQGTYRSSPGGPGSIDLTAALTRAEATAVWRYLPAVINVDARHWLRDALKEGSASEARLILKGDLANFPFLDRRQGQFLVTVKAQDVVLDYGTGWPPISGIDADLRFEGNGMVVQARRGSILGATLTQTRAEIPDFDAPVSTLKLKGQVAGATAEFLKYIDQSPVAAQIDHFTEKMSARGTGRLEIALLIPLEEARLGESKIDGTYTFKANEVVVDPALPPLQQVTGQLQFSEKELRVPEINARLFGGPLRITGGPQAGKVRVIASGSLAVDELRRHIDSPLLTGVTGGTNYRAEVRVRKRDVDVLVDSDLVGVTSTLPAPLGKSAGEAMPLHFENGLLPAAPATAGGQAIVREQVRASLGNVLDLHLIRRKQGNEAQVERGMVMVGRPAAALPERGLNLGISARSIDLDDWHRLIGGGRKGSEAGAAGLPVAVDVKADEFVVLGQTYTGVGVGITGITTRWRGNVEADQAAGTFQWDGSGAGRLKAHFRKWRRPDRVRGDVAATEPLKELPALDVVIDDFVIGRKRFGRLEVQAHNDGGIWRLDKIDLRNPHGSLSGSGQWQLSAANRTQLDFTLESSDVGSLLDRLGYGGTVRAGKAAMKGRIGWNGAPAELDYATLSGDIQVEASKGQFLKVDPGVGKLLGLISLQGLPRRFTFDFGDIFSEGFAFDSINGSITVRSGVMHTDRLQISGPAARVVMSGEADLKNETQRLEVSVQPDLGSSAALGVAVINPLAGVATLLADKILQGPLSKAFSFDYLVTGKWDDPRVERLSRPPAVGTTP, encoded by the coding sequence TTGGCGATCCGCCAATTCGACCGGGTACCCCGACATTCTAGTGACGCGCACCGACTGTTGGCAAAAGTCTCTCAGCGCTGGCCCGTTCTGATGCGGCAGGAGGAACTGCGCCCGGCGGTCTACCATCGCCTGCACCGTCTCGTGCCCTTCGTCTCGCACCCGGCGGTGCGCGCTGGCTGGCGCTGGGCCCTGCGGGCCGCCGTCGTGCTCTACTTCGCCTTCGTGCTGCTGGTCCTCGGCCTGCGCTACCTGATCCTGCCGAACATCGAGAACTACCGGCCGGAGATCGAGCGCGCCGCCGGCGAGGCGCTCGGCCTTGCGGTCGCCATCGGCGGCATCGAGGCGAACTGGGCCGGACTCAATCCCGATCTCGTCCTTTCCGACGTGCGCATCGCCGACGCCCAGGGCCAGCCCGCATTGGCCTTCTCGCGCGTCGAGAGTGTCCTGTCGTGGTCCTCGCTGCCGCGAATGCAGTTGCGCCTGCGCCTGCTGCGCATCGATGAACCGACACTGCACCTGCGGCGTGACCGCGATGGTCGCTTCTTCATCGCCGGCATCGCCGTCACCGAGGACGACAGCGATGGCGGTGTTGTCGACTGGGTGCTGGCACAGAAGCAGATTCGCGTCAGTGGCGCAACGGTGCTCTGGGAGGACGCCAGACGCGACGCCCCGCCGCTGATCCTCGAGAACGTCAACCTGGCACTCGACAACGACGGCCGCCAGCACCGCTTCGGACTGACCGCACTGCCGCCGGCCGAGCTGGCGTCGGCGATCGACCTGCGCGGCGACTTCCGCGGCAGGGATCTCGAGAGCGCCGCGAGCTGGAAGGGGCAGGCCTTCGTCCAGGTCGACCATATCGATCTCGCTGCCTGGCGAGCCTGGATCGACTACCCCTTCGCCCTGCCGCATGGTCGCGGTGCCATCCGGGCGTGGGCCGGATTCGGCGCCGGGACGCTGCAGGAACTCACCGCCGACCTGTCGCTCGCCAGCGTCCATCTGCGGCTGGCAAAGAACCTGCCGGAGCTGGCTCTGGACCGGCTCTCCGGTCGCATTGCGGCGCAGTTCCTGCCCGGCGGCGTGCGGCTCGACGGCCGCCGTGTCGAACTCCTCGCGCAGTCGCTGGCGGCCCCGGCGGTTGCCGACAGCGCCGCCGTCGCGGCATCCCGGCAGCCCGCGCAAGGGCCCGAACTGCGCATCGAGCCGACCGATTTCCACCTCGAGTGGCAGCAGGAGAAGCCGCCGGGCGCGTCGCTGCGCGGCAGTGCGACCGCCAGCGTGGTGGACCTCGGTGCCTTCGGCGGACTCGCCGCCTACCTGCCGCTCGACCCGCAATCGCGCCGCCTGCTCGACGACTTTGCGCCGCGCGGCCGCATTGGCGAACTGCGTGCAAGTTGGCGGGGCAGCGCCGAGGAGTTGCAGGCCTACTCGCTGCAGGGCTCGTTCGCGAATCTGGCGTTGCGGCCGGCACACCGGTTCCCCGGCGTCAGCGGCCTTTCCGGTTCGCTTGACGCCAGCGAGAAGGGCGGTGCCGTGCAACTGCGTTCGCAACAGGTGCGTGTCGAGCTGCCGCAGGTCTTTCCCGAGTCGTCGATCGCCCTCGAAACACTGAACGCGCAGGCGAAGTGGAAGATCGCCCAGGGCCAGCTCGAGGCCGAACTGTCGCGCCTCGACTTCGCCGGGGCCGACGCCGCCGGTTCGGCGCAGGGAACCTACCGCAGCAGTCCCGGAGGACCGGGCAGCATCGACCTGACGGCAGCGCTGACGCGGGCTGAAGCGACCGCAGTCTGGCGCTACCTGCCGGCGGTGATCAACGTCGATGCCCGCCACTGGCTGCGCGATGCGCTGAAGGAGGGGAGCGCCAGCGAGGCCAGGCTGATCCTCAAGGGCGACCTGGCGAATTTCCCCTTCCTCGACCGCAGGCAGGGACAGTTCCTGGTCACCGTCAAGGCACAGGATGTCGTCCTCGACTACGGTACCGGCTGGCCGCCGATCAGTGGCATCGATGCCGACCTGCGTTTCGAAGGGAACGGCATGGTGGTACAGGCGCGTCGCGGCTCGATCCTCGGCGCGACGCTGACGCAGACGCGCGCCGAGATCCCGGATTTCGACGCGCCGGTGAGCACGCTCAAGCTCAAGGGACAGGTCGCCGGAGCGACGGCCGAGTTCCTCAAGTACATCGACCAGAGCCCGGTGGCAGCGCAGATCGACCATTTCACCGAGAAGATGAGTGCCCGGGGAACGGGCCGGCTCGAGATCGCGCTGCTCATCCCGCTCGAGGAGGCGCGGCTTGGTGAATCGAAGATCGACGGCACCTACACCTTCAAGGCGAACGAGGTCGTCGTCGATCCCGCACTGCCGCCGCTGCAGCAGGTGACGGGCCAGCTGCAGTTCTCGGAAAAGGAGCTGCGCGTTCCCGAGATCAACGCCAGGCTGTTCGGTGGTCCGCTGCGCATCACGGGTGGCCCGCAGGCCGGCAAGGTGCGGGTGATCGCCAGTGGCTCGCTGGCCGTTGATGAACTGCGACGGCACATCGACTCGCCGCTGCTCACCGGCGTCACTGGTGGCACCAACTACCGCGCCGAGGTCCGGGTGCGCAAGCGCGATGTCGACGTCCTGGTGGACTCCGACCTGGTTGGCGTCACCTCGACCCTGCCGGCGCCGCTTGGCAAGTCTGCCGGCGAAGCGATGCCGCTGCATTTCGAGAACGGGCTGCTGCCAGCGGCGCCGGCGACCGCCGGCGGCCAGGCCATCGTCCGCGAGCAGGTGCGAGCCTCCCTCGGCAACGTGCTCGACCTGCACCTGATTCGCCGCAAGCAGGGGAACGAGGCGCAGGTCGAGCGCGGTATGGTCATGGTCGGCAGGCCGGCCGCTGCGCTGCCCGAGCGCGGGCTCAATCTCGGCATCAGCGCGCGCAGCATCGACCTCGACGACTGGCACAGGCTCATCGGCGGCGGCAGGAAGGGCAGCGAGGCCGGAGCCGCCGGCCTGCCCGTCGCCGTCGATGTCAAGGCTGACGAATTCGTCGTCCTCGGCCAGACCTACACTGGCGTCGGCGTCGGCATCACGGGCATCACCACGCGCTGGCGCGGCAACGTCGAAGCGGACCAGGCAGCGGGTACCTTTCAGTGGGACGGCAGCGGCGCTGGCCGGTTGAAGGCGCACTTCCGCAAGTGGCGCCGCCCGGACAGGGTGCGAGGCGACGTCGCCGCCACAGAGCCACTCAAGGAGCTGCCCGCCCTGGACGTGGTGATCGACGACTTCGTCATTGGACGGAAGCGCTTTGGACGCCTCGAGGTGCAGGCGCACAACGATGGCGGCATCTGGCGCCTGGACAAGATCGACCTGCGCAACCCTCATGGCAGCCTGTCCGGCAGCGGCCAATGGCAGCTCAGTGCGGCCAACCGGACGCAGCTCGACTTCACGCTCGAGAGCAGCGACGTCGGCAGCCTGCTCGACCGCCTCGGCTACGGGGGTACGGTACGTGCCGGCAAGGCCGCCATGAAGGGCCGCATCGGCTGGAACGGCGCCCCGGCAGAGCTGGACTATGCGACGCTCTCCGGCGACATCCAGGTCGAGGCAAGCAAGGGGCAGTTCCTCAAGGTCGATCCCGGTGTCGGCAAGCTGCTCGGGCTGATCAGCCTGCAGGGGCTGCCGCGCCGTTTCACCTTCGACTTCGGCGACATCTTCAGCGAGGGTTTCGCCTTCGACAGCATCAACGGCAGCATCACCGTCAGGAGCGGCGTCATGCATACCGATCGGCTGCAGATCAGCGGTCCTGCGGCACGCGTCGTCATGAGCGGCGAAGCCGACCTGAAGAACGAAACGCAGCGTCTCGAAGTCAGCGTCCAGCCCGACCTCGGCAGCAGTGCGGCGCTCGGTGTGGCGGTGATCAACCCGCTGGCCGGCGTCGCGACGCTGCTCGCCGACAAGATCCTGCAAGGGCCGCTGAGCAAGGCCTTCAGTTTCGACTACCTGGTCACCGGCAAGTGGGATGACCCCAGGGTCGAGCGCCTCTCGCGCCCGCCGG
- the glnE gene encoding bifunctional [glutamate--ammonia ligase]-adenylyl-L-tyrosine phosphorylase/[glutamate--ammonia-ligase] adenylyltransferase yields MNSSSDPSGERPPDLAAARLAATAHSRYLRQLLAARPQVGVWLDDHAERPLTAARMGAFLTAAAPLSDEELKRCLRQLRQRVMATLMVRDIGGLAPLSEVVETMTGLADVCTNFALDFLHRQLAGQFGEPLDEHGRPQRLLVIGMGKLGGRELNVSSDVDYIFVYPEEGQTGGSGRRLDNYEFFLRLGKRLIGALGDVSEDGQVFRVDMRLRPNGDSGALVGSLGSLENYFIAQGREWERYAWIKARVMNEGANLQPQWIDALQRICRPFVFRKYLDFGAINAMRDLHAQIRREVARRDMAEHIKLGPGGIREIEFIAQVFQLIRGGRDPALQIRPTLRVLALLAERRLLPAESERELATAYEFLRRLEHRLQYVADAQTHRLPTGDDERQAIATSMGCSDWTSFLTLLDAHRAVVARHFEQVFSEPEEGRHPLAGIWDGATAAEDSLERLSALGFRQPQALLERVQGFRRSGRYLQLPESNRERLDALGPRLLDAAAATTTPDATWQRGLDFLDTISRRGAYLALLQQYPQALKKLAELIGSSSWAADYLTRHPILLDELLDSRIFDVTTDWQQFRANLQARLAQHVDDTEREMDILRETHHAQVFHFLAQDLAGMHTVEHLADRLSELADIMVQTTLDLCWQKLRQRHPRPELPPRFAVIAYGKLGGKELGFASDLDLVYLHNDPERDAGELYARLGQRMSTWMSSQTAAGMLFEVDLRLRPNGESGMLVCPVDAFRDYQLHNAWVWEHQALTRARFCAGDRALGEQFEAIRIEILRQARDPARLRSEVLAMRQRMFEQHASGSDEFFDIKHDRGGLIDVEFIVQYLILGHARQHAPLCGNLGNIALLAIAAELGLIPTAAAAAVRDAYRDYRRMQHVLRLNAGRRARVERATVGRRIEAVRALWQQVFELP; encoded by the coding sequence ATGAACAGCTCCAGCGACCCCAGCGGCGAACGGCCGCCCGATCTCGCCGCGGCGCGACTGGCAGCGACGGCGCACAGCCGCTACCTGCGTCAGTTGCTGGCCGCTCGCCCGCAAGTCGGCGTCTGGCTCGACGACCACGCCGAACGCCCGCTCACCGCCGCGCGCATGGGCGCCTTCCTGACCGCCGCCGCGCCGCTGTCCGACGAGGAACTCAAGCGTTGTCTGCGGCAGTTGCGGCAGCGCGTCATGGCCACCCTGATGGTGCGCGACATCGGTGGCCTCGCACCGTTGTCCGAGGTGGTCGAGACGATGACCGGACTCGCCGACGTCTGCACCAACTTCGCGCTCGATTTCCTGCACCGGCAACTCGCCGGGCAGTTCGGCGAGCCGCTCGACGAGCACGGCCGACCGCAGCGACTGCTGGTCATCGGCATGGGCAAGCTCGGCGGTCGCGAGCTCAACGTCTCGTCGGATGTCGATTACATCTTCGTCTACCCGGAGGAAGGGCAGACCGGCGGCAGCGGGCGCCGCCTCGACAACTACGAGTTCTTCCTGCGCCTCGGCAAGCGGCTGATCGGCGCCCTCGGCGATGTCAGCGAGGATGGTCAGGTCTTCCGGGTCGACATGCGGCTGCGGCCGAACGGCGATTCCGGGGCGCTGGTCGGCTCGCTCGGTTCGCTCGAGAACTACTTCATCGCGCAGGGCCGGGAGTGGGAACGCTACGCCTGGATCAAGGCGCGGGTGATGAACGAAGGGGCCAATCTGCAGCCGCAGTGGATCGATGCCCTGCAGCGCATCTGCCGCCCGTTCGTCTTCCGCAAGTACCTCGATTTCGGCGCCATCAATGCGATGCGCGACCTGCACGCGCAGATCCGGCGCGAGGTGGCGCGCCGCGACATGGCCGAGCACATCAAGCTCGGCCCCGGCGGCATCCGCGAGATCGAGTTCATCGCCCAGGTCTTCCAGCTCATTCGCGGCGGTCGCGACCCGGCCCTGCAGATTCGCCCGACGCTGCGCGTCCTGGCGCTGCTCGCCGAGCGCCGGCTGCTGCCGGCGGAGAGTGAACGCGAGCTGGCGACGGCCTACGAGTTCCTGCGCCGCCTCGAGCACCGCCTGCAGTACGTCGCCGACGCGCAGACACATCGTCTGCCGACCGGCGACGACGAGCGCCAGGCGATCGCGACCTCGATGGGCTGCAGCGACTGGACCTCGTTCCTGACGCTGCTCGACGCGCACCGCGCGGTCGTCGCCCGCCACTTCGAGCAGGTGTTCTCCGAACCCGAGGAAGGGCGGCACCCGCTGGCCGGAATCTGGGACGGCGCGACGGCAGCGGAGGACAGTCTCGAGCGCCTTTCGGCACTCGGCTTCCGCCAGCCGCAGGCGCTCCTCGAACGGGTGCAGGGTTTCCGCCGCAGCGGGCGCTACCTGCAACTGCCAGAAAGCAACCGCGAGCGTCTCGACGCCTTGGGGCCGCGGCTGCTCGATGCCGCCGCGGCGACGACGACACCCGACGCGACCTGGCAGCGCGGCCTCGACTTTCTCGACACGATCAGCCGTCGCGGCGCCTATCTCGCACTCCTGCAGCAGTATCCGCAGGCGCTGAAGAAGCTCGCCGAACTGATTGGCAGCTCGTCCTGGGCAGCCGATTACCTGACCCGCCACCCGATCCTGCTCGACGAACTGCTCGACTCGCGCATCTTCGACGTCACGACCGACTGGCAGCAGTTTCGCGCCAACCTGCAGGCGCGCCTGGCGCAGCACGTCGATGACACCGAGCGCGAAATGGACATCCTGCGCGAGACCCACCATGCGCAGGTCTTCCATTTCCTGGCGCAGGATCTGGCCGGCATGCACACGGTGGAGCACCTCGCCGACCGCCTCAGCGAACTCGCCGACATCATGGTGCAGACGACCCTCGACCTCTGCTGGCAGAAGCTGAGGCAGCGGCACCCGCGACCCGAGCTGCCGCCGCGATTCGCCGTCATCGCCTATGGCAAGCTCGGCGGCAAGGAACTGGGATTCGCTTCCGATCTCGATCTCGTCTATCTGCACAACGATCCGGAACGCGACGCCGGCGAACTCTATGCCCGCCTCGGCCAGCGCATGAGCACCTGGATGTCGAGCCAGACCGCTGCCGGCATGCTCTTCGAGGTGGACCTGCGGCTACGCCCGAACGGCGAGTCGGGAATGCTCGTCTGCCCGGTCGACGCCTTTCGTGACTATCAACTGCACAACGCCTGGGTGTGGGAACATCAGGCCCTGACGCGCGCCCGGTTCTGCGCCGGCGACAGGGCTCTCGGCGAGCAGTTCGAAGCCATCCGCATCGAAATCCTGCGGCAAGCACGCGATCCGGCAAGACTGCGCAGCGAAGTACTGGCCATGCGGCAGCGGATGTTCGAGCAGCACGCCTCGGGCAGCGACGAGTTCTTCGACATCAAGCACGACCGTGGCGGCCTGATAGACGTCGAGTTCATCGTCCAGTACCTGATCCTCGGGCACGCACGACAGCACGCCCCGCTCTGCGGCAATCTCGGCAACATCGCGCTGCTCGCCATCGCCGCCGAACTCGGACTGATTCCGACCGCAGCCGCAGCCGCGGTGCGCGACGCCTACCGCGACTATCGCCGCATGCAGCACGTCCTGCGGCTGAATGCCGGCCGCCGGGCGCGCGTCGAACGGGCGACGGTCGGTCGTCGCATCGAGGCGGTACGGGCACTCTGGCAACAGGTGTTCGAATTGCCGTAG
- a CDS encoding HDOD domain-containing protein, protein MFKSLLSLFRPRPVQPPVAAPPSPSPAVGMVPGNYLHHRPILDREQRVVAHELSVERPRPVHATPWQAPARRLFAAALLWHFVQARLEALLAQRLVFLPVDISVLEHPALSALPRRNVVLHIAWHQEGQAGEEEKLFAGMSRLREMGFSLGCAQELLGSDERLAALADYIVVDAGRLAPPDLLDVQRRLAGRLEDKPLVAMHIHFLEMYAACRLLRFTYFHGGFVGCGERTEGNVVVPPYRVAAMELLNAIGRQASPDELAERAWADPTLVLRLLRVVNSPAFRLRSPIRDLKQAIAYLGYDELYRWATLLLFSSQRPEDRHPMEHAWREAALVRGRFMELLAGSQVPESERRDFFIVGVLSMIDRIFAMTMPRALENFSLPAEVTDALLRRSGRQAPYLELAIACEGGDQASIETLAAACGHDLATVNRCQIEALEWILAFAGLADEVGNRNG, encoded by the coding sequence GTGTTCAAGAGCCTGCTGTCCCTGTTTCGTCCGCGGCCGGTGCAACCGCCCGTTGCTGCACCACCGTCGCCATCGCCCGCCGTCGGCATGGTGCCGGGCAACTACCTGCACCATCGCCCGATCCTCGATCGCGAGCAGCGAGTCGTCGCCCATGAACTGTCCGTAGAGAGGCCGCGGCCGGTGCACGCGACACCGTGGCAGGCACCCGCGCGCCGGCTGTTCGCGGCGGCTCTTCTCTGGCACTTCGTGCAGGCCAGGCTGGAGGCGCTGCTCGCGCAGCGCCTGGTCTTTCTGCCGGTGGACATCAGCGTTCTCGAGCATCCGGCGCTGTCCGCGCTGCCGCGGCGCAACGTTGTTCTCCACATTGCGTGGCATCAGGAGGGGCAGGCAGGCGAGGAGGAGAAGCTCTTTGCGGGTATGTCCCGCCTGCGCGAGATGGGTTTTTCTCTCGGCTGCGCGCAGGAACTGCTCGGCAGCGACGAGCGGCTTGCGGCGCTGGCGGACTACATCGTGGTCGATGCCGGGCGCCTCGCGCCGCCGGATCTCCTGGACGTCCAGCGACGACTGGCAGGCCGGCTCGAGGACAAGCCCCTGGTGGCCATGCACATCCACTTTCTCGAGATGTATGCTGCTTGCCGGCTTCTGCGCTTCACCTACTTTCATGGTGGGTTCGTCGGCTGCGGCGAGCGGACGGAAGGCAATGTCGTCGTACCGCCGTACAGGGTCGCGGCGATGGAACTGCTCAACGCGATAGGGCGACAGGCCAGTCCCGACGAACTGGCAGAAAGGGCCTGGGCAGATCCGACCCTGGTCCTGCGTCTGCTGCGGGTCGTCAATTCACCGGCTTTCCGGCTGCGCAGTCCGATCCGGGATCTGAAGCAGGCGATCGCCTATCTCGGCTACGACGAACTGTACCGCTGGGCGACGCTGCTGCTCTTTTCGAGCCAGCGGCCGGAAGACAGGCACCCGATGGAGCATGCCTGGCGTGAGGCGGCCCTGGTCCGCGGCCGTTTCATGGAGCTTCTCGCCGGCAGCCAGGTGCCGGAAAGCGAACGCCGCGATTTCTTCATCGTCGGCGTCCTGTCGATGATCGACCGAATCTTTGCGATGACCATGCCGCGGGCGCTCGAGAACTTCAGCCTGCCGGCAGAGGTGACGGACGCGCTGTTGCGGCGCAGCGGCAGGCAAGCGCCTTACCTCGAGCTGGCCATCGCCTGCGAAGGCGGTGACCAGGCGTCGATCGAGACGCTGGCCGCAGCTTGCGGCCACGATCTCGCCACGGTCAACCGGTGCCAGATCGAGGCTCTCGAGTGGATTCTCGCCTTTGCTGGACTGGCGGACGAAGTGGGCAACAGAAACGGCTGA